One Enterococcus silesiacus genomic window carries:
- a CDS encoding 50S ribosomal protein L11, protein MAKKVEKLVKLQIPAGKATPAPPVGPALGQAGINIMGFTKEFNARTADQAGLIIPVVISVYEDRSFTFITKTPPAAVLLKKAAKIEKGSGEPNKNKVANVTKDQVKEIAELKMADLNAADVEAAMRMVEGTARSMGITVG, encoded by the coding sequence GTGGCAAAAAAAGTAGAAAAATTAGTTAAATTGCAAATTCCTGCAGGTAAAGCAACACCAGCTCCACCAGTAGGTCCAGCATTAGGTCAAGCGGGTATCAACATTATGGGATTCACTAAAGAATTCAACGCTCGTACAGCTGATCAAGCTGGTTTGATCATTCCAGTAGTAATCTCTGTATATGAAGACCGTTCATTTACATTTATTACAAAAACACCACCAGCTGCAGTATTACTTAAAAAAGCTGCAAAAATCGAAAAAGGTTCTGGTGAGCCAAACAAAAATAAAGTAGCGAATGTTACTAAAGATCAAGTGAAAGAAATCGCTGAACTTAAAATGGCAGACCTAAACGCAGCAGACGTTGAAGCGGCTATGCGCATGGTTGAAGGAACTGCAAGAAGCATGGGAATCACTGTAGGATAA
- a CDS encoding serine dehydratase produces MENLRYKSVFDIIGPVMIGPSSSHTAGAARIGKIVRSIFGEQPDTVDIYLYESFAKTYRGHGTDIALVGGLLDMEPDDERLADSLKIAHEQNMEVLFVPLKEKAEHPNSVKLLVSKGDRKLSVTGISIGGGNIQISELNGFKISLTMGTPTFIIVHQDVPGMIAKVTNLLSDTNINIGTMTVTRESKGEKAIMIIEIDHADIGDITMKLVQIPHIYSVNYFD; encoded by the coding sequence ATGGAAAATTTACGTTATAAAAGTGTTTTTGACATCATTGGTCCGGTAATGATTGGTCCAAGTAGTTCGCATACTGCTGGCGCTGCTCGTATTGGTAAAATCGTCCGTAGTATCTTTGGTGAACAACCAGATACTGTTGATATCTACTTATATGAGTCTTTTGCAAAAACGTATCGCGGTCATGGAACAGACATTGCCTTGGTTGGCGGTTTACTAGATATGGAACCAGATGACGAACGCCTTGCTGATTCGTTAAAGATTGCTCATGAACAAAATATGGAGGTTCTATTTGTTCCGCTTAAAGAAAAAGCTGAACACCCAAATTCAGTCAAATTACTTGTCTCTAAAGGAGATCGCAAACTTTCAGTTACAGGAATATCGATTGGCGGCGGTAATATTCAAATCTCAGAACTGAACGGTTTCAAAATTTCTCTGACGATGGGGACACCCACATTTATTATCGTACATCAGGATGTACCAGGAATGATCGCTAAAGTTACCAATCTGTTATCTGATACAAACATCAATATTGGAACGATGACTGTAACACGGGAATCAAAAGGTGAAAAAGCGATCATGATCATCGAAATCGACCATGCAGATATCGGTGATATTACGATGAAATTAGTCCAAATCCCTCATATTTATAGTGTAAATTATTTTGATTAA